A single genomic interval of Megalobrama amblycephala isolate DHTTF-2021 linkage group LG17, ASM1881202v1, whole genome shotgun sequence harbors:
- the tle2c gene encoding transducin-like enhancer protein 4: protein MHRHYIMYYEMSYGLNIEMQKQAEIVKRLSAICTQIIPLLSQEHQHQVAQAVERSKHVSMAELNAIIGQQQFQHLSHHAPGFPLTPHPSGLTLGAGASLMALPGAFPFPPHLAPKDDITHPEHLDSRDGAPNRSGSGSPVGHRSAGLRLGLPPPPSSSSSSHADMDSKRGGADQTNAGRTRRESGTKNEDVLRRDSTKEKSASPAGVSPRSTEGNGLNSSPVLRKNPSREGSSSPRSQPRSPVLCKSPTQEKVRSPSPSASHESLSPGSPAPPRPLSSSARGPSPTLKH from the exons atgcacagACATTATATCATG TATTATGAAATGTCCTACGGGCTGAACATTGAAATGCAGAAGCAG GCGGAGATTGTAAAGCGGCTCAGTGCTATATGCACTCAGATCATTCCACTGCTGTCCCAAGAG CATCAGCATCAAGTAGCTCAAGCAGTGGAAAGATCCAAACATGTTAGCATGGCCGAGCTCAACGCTATCATCGGG CAACAGCAGTTCCAGCATCTATCCCATCATGCCCCGGGCTTCCCTCTGACGCCACACCCCTCAGGACTGACCCTGGGAGCGGGTGCGAGCCTCATGGCTCTTCCTGGGGCTTTCCCGTTCCCCCCGCACCTGGCGCCTAAAGATGACATCACTCACCCTGAGCACTTGGACTCCAGAG ATGGAGCCCCAAACAGG AGCGGCAGCGGCTCTCCGGTGGGCCATCGGTCTGCAGGTCTGCGCCTGGGTCTTCCTCCTCCcccttcctcctcctcatcctctCACGCTGATATGGACAGTAAACGGGGCGGCGCAGATCAGACCAATGCGGGACGAACACGGCGG GAGAGTGGCACTAAAAATGAAGACGTTCTCAGAAGAGACAGCACTAAAGAG AAAAGCGCATCACCCGCAGGAGTCTCTCCCAGGTCGACTGAAGGGAACGGGCTgaacagctctcctgtcctccGGAAGAATCCGTCCAGAGAAGGCTCTTCCTCCCCTCGATCTCAGCCACGCTCACCCGTACTCTGCAAGAGCCCCACTCAG GAGAAAGTGCGATCTCCTTCTCCTTCAGCGTCCCATGAATCACTCTCTCCTGGCTCTCCTGCACCTCCCCGCCCTCTGTCCTCCTCTGCCCGCGGCCCGTCTCCCACTCTCAAACACTAG